The following are from one region of the Hyla sarda isolate aHylSar1 chromosome 6, aHylSar1.hap1, whole genome shotgun sequence genome:
- the LOC130275800 gene encoding uncharacterized protein LOC130275800, translated as MESSFTSWEIDVPLHTEPGTEPVDETAIDQDGECPTSMTEDTSQFSENSLEIKMRDMMNLDTTGHDYVILQQSCVETGWKEEEFKYLEEEPKMCNEKTATYWTGGGAEILNQEDFPAFIDDTKFDVGETDPHLTVQMEPVQSNAKFYLPLKKTLRNLRLLDMKLKYNSQQLTTHPEHPVSECNNDSASSSDESDSKFPEPRERDENPQGNDGEADNMYLIDLLSQCQFKLEQMEELKHYCRKILCNLWEAQETIEYLKDKVAELHRENVRKEEDIFLLTEEVMKCRSLLCQKSEKFTDVKTKLTQTGDHGESRQIQHEFASIYKINDQIAENTKPTEKNVSKTCVIL; from the exons ATGGAAAGCTCATTTACATCATGGGAAATAGATGTCCCTTTACATACTGAACCTGGCACTGAGCCTGTAGATGAGACAGCAATTGATCAAGACGGTGAATGTCCCACATCCATGACTGAGGACACAAGCCAATTTTCAGAGAATTCCCTGGAAATAaaaatgagggacatgatgaATCTGGACACTACTGGGCATGATTATGTGATTCTTCAACAATCTTGTGTAGAAACAGGCTGGAAAGAAGAAGAGTTCAAATATTTAGAGGAAGAACCCAAAATGTGCAATGAGAAGACTGCCACATACTGGACGGGTGGTGGAGCTGAAATTCTCAACCAGGAAGATTTTCCGGCATTTATAGATGACACAAAGTTTGATGTTGGTGAGACTGATCCTCACCTCACAGTACAAATGGAACCAGTACAAAGCAATGCAAAATTTTACCTTCCGCTTAAGAAAACTCTGAGAAACCTCAGACTCCTTGACATGAAACTGAAATATAACAGTCAACAGTTAACAACACATCCAGAACATCCAGTATCAGAATGTAATAATGACTCAGCTTCCAGCTCAGACGAAAGTGATTCAAAGTTTCCAGAGCCGAGAGAACGAGATGAAAATCCACAGGGAAATGACGGAGAAGCCGACAACATGTATTTGATCGATCTCCTTTCCCAGTGTCAGTTCAAGCTAGAACAAATGGAAGAGCTAAAACATTACTGCAGGAAAATCTTATGTAAT CTATGGGAAGCTCAGGAAACCATTGAGTATTTAAAAGATAAAGTAGCTGAGCTTCATAGAGAAAATGTACGGAAAGAAGAAGACATCTTCCTGCTAACAGAAGAGGTTATGAAATGCCGGAGCCTTTTATGCCAGAAATCTGAGAAATTTACCGATGTGAAAACAAAGCTTACACAGACTGGTGACCATGGAGAGAGCCGGCAGATACAACACGAGTTTGCCTCTATCTACAAAATAAATGACCAGATAGCAGAAAATACTAAACCCACAGAGAAAAACGTGTCTAAGACCTGTGTTATTTTGTAA